In Electrophorus electricus isolate fEleEle1 chromosome 18, fEleEle1.pri, whole genome shotgun sequence, one genomic interval encodes:
- the zgc:152830 gene encoding putative aminopeptidase W07G4.4 has translation MSLSVQPVRWSTDYKNKDYDGILLVGHSIDDLPDELEGLKSPLQDYSTVDRGLGEEVVVVKVPGFPGDRLVFAPTGPVNRDYDDVRLFSEAAAKGVKRVMKAGMQRPLLVCPPHCDYEKSTLAAVLGALQALYMPLELREVKLSLHSSPHKVAVLGVWVKEQAEGEDIIALATALESGRVVYRDIGGSDPERMAAPRVAEYVTELFCNTCVQVRIVSDLSTLEKEYPCLAAVNRCASAVPRHQARVIHLEYSGEGPIQETLMVIGKGVTYDTGGADIKAGGFMAGMHRDKCGSAAVAGFFQILAKLKPKHLKVVGAMAMVRNSVGSDCYVADELVVSRAGRRIRVGNTDAEGRMAMVDLLCEMKEKAVYEVSPHLVTIATLTGHAIRAMGPHYSIILDNGAANLVGNALQWQKAGEVLGDMFEVSTLRREDYDFHKGKSEYEELLQSNNLPSSATPRGHQSPAAFLIMASGLDKHGLDSAQPLSYSHIDIAGSSGPFPGVPTGAPLLAMATKYILQL, from the exons ATGTCGTTGAG CGTCCAGCCCGTCAGGTGGAGCACGGATTACAAGAACAAAGA TTACGATGGCATACTTCTGGTGGGCCACAGCATTGACGACCTCCCTGATGAGCTGGAGGGTCTGAAGTCTCCACTACAGGACTATAGTACT GTGGACCGCGGCCTGGGAGAGGAAGTAGTCGTGGTGAAGGTTCCGGGTTTCCCAGGTGACAGACTGGTGTTCGCTCCCACTGGACCAGTGAACAGGGACTACGATGATGTCAGATTGTTTAGCGAGGCTGCAGCTAAAGGCGTAAAGAG GGTGATGAAAGCGGGTATgcagcgccctctgctggtgtgCCCTCCCCACTGCGATTATGAGAAGAGCACCTTAGCGGCTGTATTGGGAGCCTTGCAGGCTCTCTATATG CCGCTTGAGCTGAGGGAGGTGAAGCTGTCACTACACTCCTCCCCCCACAAGGTGGcagtgttgggtgtgtgggtaaAGGAGCAGGCAGAGGGTGAAGATATTATAGCGCTGGCCACAGCTCTGGAGAGTGGAAG GGTTGTATATCGAGACATCGGGGGCTCTGATCCAGAACGGATGGCTGCGCCTCGCGTAGCTGAGTATGTTACGGAACTCTTCTGCAACACCTGTGTGCAG gtgagaaTAGTGAGTGATTTGAGCACCCTGGAGAAAGAATACCCCTGCCTGGCTGCTGTCAATCGATGTGCCAGTG ctgTGCCACGTCATCAAGCCCGTGTGATCCACCTCGAGTATAGTGGGGAAGGACCCATTCAGGAGACACTTATGGTCATagggaag GGTGTTACCTATGACACAGGAGGCGCAGACATAAAGGCCGGCGGCTTCATGGCTGGCATGCACAGAGATAAGTGTGGATCTGCGGCTGTGGCGGGATTCTTTCAG ATTCTGGCCAAGCTGAAGCCCAAACATCTAAAGGTTGTGGGAGCCATGGCAATGGTGCGCAACAGCGTGGGCTCAG ACTGCTATGTGGCTGATGAGCTGGTCGTGTCTCGTGCGGGCCGTCGAATACGTGTTGGAAACACAGACGCTGAAGGGCGCATGGCAATGGTGGACCTGCTCTGTGAGATGAAGGAGAAA gcagTGTACGAGGTATCTCCTCACCTGGTCACCATTGCCACCCTGACTGGTCATGCCATAAGAGCCATGGGCCCGCACTACTCT ATAATCCTTGATAATGGAGCTGCTAACCTTGTGGGCAATGCCTTGCAGTGGCAaaaag CGGGCGAGGTTCTGGGCGATATGTTCGAGGTGTCCACTCTACGTAGAGAGGACTATGACTTCCACAAAGGGAAGTCAGAATATGAAGAGCTGCTTCAGTCCAATAACCTGCCTTCATCTGCCACCCCCCGGGGGCACCAGAGCCCTGCTGCCTTTCTCATCATGGCCTCTGGACTGGACAAG CACGGCCTGGACTCTGCCCAGCCTCTGTCCTACTCTCATATCGACATCGCTGGATCCAGCGGGCCCTTCCCAGGAGTCCCTACTGGGGCCCCTCTCCTCGCCATGGCAACAAAATACATCCTGCAGCTCTGA
- the fahd2a gene encoding fumarylacetoacetate hydrolase domain-containing protein 2A isoform X2: MRLVQFCHPGAEGGVRVGVEQEYGNGVIDVKEFDPSMPSTMREFLELGEKAMDCAQRALSSGQTTLPYSAVKLLSPVTGPDKVVCVGMNYTDHCLEQNAPIPKEPIIFSKFPSSITGPYDDIALPNESQEVDWEVELAFVIGRKGKHIKEEDALSYVAGFTVANDVSARDWQMRRNGKQWLLGKTFDTFCPLGPALVTTAALTDVHNLGIRCLVNGGVVQDSNTSQLIFKTEKLVAWVSQFVTLHPGDVFLTGTPPGVGVFRKPPVFLERGDVVECQIDEIGTIRNTVV, translated from the exons ATGCGACTAGTGCAGTTCTGCCACCCAGGAGCAGAGGGGGGAGTCCGAGTTGGCGTGGAACAAGAATATGGCAACGGAGTCATCGACGTGAAGGAGTTCGACCCGTCTATGCCCTCCACTATGAGAGAGTTTTTGGAGCTAGGAGAGAAGGCAATGGATTGTGCTCAAAG AGCCTTATCCAGCGGTCAGACTACGCTCCCTTACTCTGCTGTCAAGCTGCTGTCTCCAGTGACCGGCCCAGACAAGGTGGTGTGCGTGGGGATGAACTATACGGACCACTGCCTGGAGCAGAATGCACCTATTCCCAAAGAGCCCATCATCTTCAGCAAGTTCCCCTCCTCCATCACTGGTCCCTATGACGACATCGCCCTGCCGAATGAGAGCCAG GAGGTGGACTGGGAGGTGGAGCTGGCTTTTGTGATTGGACGAAAAGGAAAGCACATCAAG GAAGAGGACGCACTCTCTTATGTTGCGGGGTTCACCGTAGCCAACGACGTCAGCGCTCGGGACTGGCAGATGCGGAGGAATGGGAAACAGTGGCTTCTGGGAAAAACGTTTGACACATTCTGTCCTTTAGGACCCGCCCTTGTAACCACTGCAGCTCTGACGG ATGTCCATAATCTGGGGATCCGGTGCCTCGTTAACGGCGGAGTAGTTCAGGACAGCAATACCAGTCAGCTTATTTTTAAGACGGAGAAGCTGGTGGCCTGGGTCTCTCA GTTTGTGACCCTGCACCCAGGTGACGTGTTTTTGACAGGCACTCCTCCTGGGGTGGGTGTGTTCAGAAAGCCACCTGTGTTTCTAGAG AGAGGAGATGTCGTGGAGTGTCAGATCGATGAAATCGGAACCATCAGGAACACAGTTGTTTAA
- the fahd2a gene encoding fumarylacetoacetate hydrolase domain-containing protein 2A isoform X1, translating into MRGPWALFLSLRGLGGVFSVGTSRRTLTSASMRLVQFCHPGAEGGVRVGVEQEYGNGVIDVKEFDPSMPSTMREFLELGEKAMDCAQRALSSGQTTLPYSAVKLLSPVTGPDKVVCVGMNYTDHCLEQNAPIPKEPIIFSKFPSSITGPYDDIALPNESQEVDWEVELAFVIGRKGKHIKEEDALSYVAGFTVANDVSARDWQMRRNGKQWLLGKTFDTFCPLGPALVTTAALTDVHNLGIRCLVNGGVVQDSNTSQLIFKTEKLVAWVSQFVTLHPGDVFLTGTPPGVGVFRKPPVFLERGDVVECQIDEIGTIRNTVV; encoded by the exons ATGAGAGGTCCGTGGGCTTTGTTTCTCAGCCTGAGGGGACTCGGTGGTGTGTTTTCCGTAGGTACATCCAGACGCACCTTAACCTCGGCCAGTATGCGACTAGTGCAGTTCTGCCACCCAGGAGCAGAGGGGGGAGTCCGAGTTGGCGTGGAACAAGAATATGGCAACGGAGTCATCGACGTGAAGGAGTTCGACCCGTCTATGCCCTCCACTATGAGAGAGTTTTTGGAGCTAGGAGAGAAGGCAATGGATTGTGCTCAAAG AGCCTTATCCAGCGGTCAGACTACGCTCCCTTACTCTGCTGTCAAGCTGCTGTCTCCAGTGACCGGCCCAGACAAGGTGGTGTGCGTGGGGATGAACTATACGGACCACTGCCTGGAGCAGAATGCACCTATTCCCAAAGAGCCCATCATCTTCAGCAAGTTCCCCTCCTCCATCACTGGTCCCTATGACGACATCGCCCTGCCGAATGAGAGCCAG GAGGTGGACTGGGAGGTGGAGCTGGCTTTTGTGATTGGACGAAAAGGAAAGCACATCAAG GAAGAGGACGCACTCTCTTATGTTGCGGGGTTCACCGTAGCCAACGACGTCAGCGCTCGGGACTGGCAGATGCGGAGGAATGGGAAACAGTGGCTTCTGGGAAAAACGTTTGACACATTCTGTCCTTTAGGACCCGCCCTTGTAACCACTGCAGCTCTGACGG ATGTCCATAATCTGGGGATCCGGTGCCTCGTTAACGGCGGAGTAGTTCAGGACAGCAATACCAGTCAGCTTATTTTTAAGACGGAGAAGCTGGTGGCCTGGGTCTCTCA GTTTGTGACCCTGCACCCAGGTGACGTGTTTTTGACAGGCACTCCTCCTGGGGTGGGTGTGTTCAGAAAGCCACCTGTGTTTCTAGAG AGAGGAGATGTCGTGGAGTGTCAGATCGATGAAATCGGAACCATCAGGAACACAGTTGTTTAA